One stretch of Miscanthus floridulus cultivar M001 chromosome 18, ASM1932011v1, whole genome shotgun sequence DNA includes these proteins:
- the LOC136524176 gene encoding vegetative cell wall protein gp1-like, whose amino-acid sequence MPARSPAQPLAHARAPAPPAWPRRPLPRARSPVAVPPAGPCPRPAPPPAVCLLPARPTPGRPLPPAAPPAVHAPATRAARAPFRRPRRAPGRPFPPAAPPAARATVCPVRPSARAPCTRPALSPAAPP is encoded by the coding sequence aTGCCGGCCCGCTCGCCCGCGCAGCCACTGGCccacgcccgcgcgcccgcgccacctgcgtggccgcgccgcccgctgccGCGCGCCCGGTCGCCCGTTGCCGTGCCTCCGGCCGGCCCTTGCCCACGGCCGGCCCCTCCCCCGGCCGTCTGCCTGCTGCCCGCGCGCCCTACCCCCGGCCGGCCCCttcccccggccgcgccgccTGCTGTCCATGCGCCGGCCACCCGCGCTGCCCGCGCGCCCTTCCGccggccgcgccgtgcccccggccggccctttcCCCCGGCCGCACCGCCCGCTGCCCGCGCGACCGTCTGCCCCGTGCGCCCGTCCGCCCGCGCGCCGTGCACCCGGCCGGCCCTTtccccggccgcgccgccctga
- the LOC136524177 gene encoding ethylene-responsive transcription factor RAP2-2-like, with product MQGGVIELARQAAAERGVRGPARLPVRRYRGVMRRGDMYVAEIMDAAGLRPVVGTGGDHRVHDLELACSRPGSPVWLGSYATPEEAAYAYAAAVRIMHGNKVKPNFPEPPAQAPAQPAPPQAPAAPVGGGTHRQAFYVQQVVAPTQLRELPVSQASVPDQAVVGDNFTDDGASSSAGRPPVPRLTLKVLLLQVDLPWGGRPGGAQ from the exons ATGCAAGGCGGCGTGATCGAGCTCGCACGGCAGGCGGCGGCCGAGCGAGGGGTGCGTGGTCCGGCCAGGCTGCCGGTGCGTAGGTACCGCGGCGTCATGAGGCGGGGTGACATGTACGTCGCCGAGATCATGGACGCCGCGGGCCTCCGCCCggttgttggaaccggtggtgaccaccgagttcacgatcttgagctggcttgcagccggcccggctc accGGTGTGGCTCGGGTCGTACGCAACTCCTGAGGAGGCAGCGTACGCGTACGCCGCCGCCGTGAGGATCATGCACGGGAACAAGGTCAAGCCCAACTTCCCCGAGCCCCCGGCGCAGGCGCCGGCG CAGCCGGCACCGCCTCAGGCGCCTGCGGCGCCGGTGGGCGGCGGAACACACCGTCAGGCGTTCTACGTCCAGCAGGTAGTGGCCCCTACCCAGCTCCGCGAGCTGCCGGTGTCGCAGGCCAGCGTGCCTGATCAGGCCGTCGTCGGGGATAACTTCACTGACGACGGTGCGTCCTCGTCTGCTGGACGTCCTCCAGTGCCTCGGCTCACACTCAAGGTTCTGCTGCTCCAAGTCGATCTTCCTTGGGGCGGCCGCCCGGGTGGGGCGCAGTAA